Sequence from the Bacillota bacterium genome:
TAACCTCGAGAGATATGAGGTTGGCATCTTGCATCGTTATTATGAAAGCTAACGACTGAGGTTTGCCAGGAGCCGTGTACGTGGCCCGTACGCACGGTTCTGTGAGAGGGACAGCGCTAGACTGATCACCTAGCGCTGCCCTACTCGATGGCTCTTTCGCCGCGATCGATCACCTGATTTTTCCTGTTCCCGGCGGCGGCCAGGGATGGGTTAAAAGGTTTTGTGAGATTCCCCGGCCTTTTTCTCGTATTGACAGGGGTACGGGACTGTGCTAAAGTAGACGCGGTACGTTGCAGTTCAGGAGGTGGCGCCATTGCGCGTTGGGATTACGCTGGCATGTACGGAGTGCAAGAACCGTAACTATGCAACGGAAAAAAATAAGAAAAAAAATCCCGAACGTCTGGAGCTGAAGAAATACTGTCCTGTTTGTAAGACACATACCCTTCACCGGGAGACGAAGTAAGGTGTTCTTTTCTGGGAAAGGGATCAATTGAGAAGGAAGTGAGGGCCAGATGGGAAAGAAGGCCGGAGCGGTAAAAGCGCGGAAGGGCGGGAAGATTCGGTCTGAGGGGGCAAAGCCCGGAGCGGCAA
This genomic interval carries:
- the rpmG gene encoding 50S ribosomal protein L33 produces the protein MRVGITLACTECKNRNYATEKNKKKNPERLELKKYCPVCKTHTLHRETK